The region CCTCTGTAGAACCTGGTGATGCTGCACCTGACTTCTCCGTACTTACAAATGATTTACAAACCAAAACTCTTGCCGACTACAAAGGCAAAGTTGTCCTTCTGGTTACTGTTCCTTCTATTGATACCCCGGTATGCGACGTTGAAGCACGTCGTTTCAATCAGGAAGCAGCAGACCTGCATGAAGATATTGAAGTACTTACCGTCTCAACTGACCTTCCTTTTGCACAGGCACGCTGGTGCGGTGCTGCGGGTATTAATTCCGTAGAAGTACTTTCCGACCATAAAGACCTTTCACTTGGACACGCATACGGTGTTGCTATTAAAGAACTTCGCCTTCTCGCCCGTGCTGTTTTTGTGATCGACCGTAATCACAAGGTAACCTACACTGAAATTGTGCCAGAAGTTACCAACGAACCAAATTACGAAGCTGTAATCAAAGCAGCAGAAGCTGCTTTGTAAGCATACTCCTCTCTTTGGAAAAGCCCAAAGCCCCTGTTCGGATTGTCCGAACAGGGGCTTGCTTGTTCTAACGATAACTTTACCAGAGACATAAGGGATCTTAAGTAGCTACGCGCAACCTTCCGTGCACTTCACGGCTTGCTACTTTTTCTGATCTACCTATTGCACCAATAGTCACATTTCTGTACTCTGCATCTGCATTTTTTGGAAATGCCTTTTTTATCTTTTCGCCAGTAACAAAGGGATTAAGATGGATATTCTTGCAATACGTGACCATTTGATTGCAACAGTTATGCGCCGCATTGATACTTCTTTAAGCACCCGTGCTGAAGCGCTTAGAGAGTTTATGGACGTAACCCTTCCTAATATCGAAAAAGATGCTTCCGCTGAGATTGCTCAGCATATTCCAACACTGCCAGTAGAAATTTATAAAAAATGGGCAGAAATGTTTGCTGACCGTATGCTTCAGACAGTCAAAACAGACCAACTCGCCGACATGTGTGATAACACAGACGAAAGCAACGCAACTATCTCGCTTGTGTACCTTATGTTTATGGAATCTGAGCGAATGGAGCAACAAATTGCAAAAGACTTAGCTGAGCTTGGAGTAAAAGCAGGAACCACTGATGAAGTGGGCAACTTCCTTGGTGATTATCTCCGCACGGCTTTGGGAGCGCGAAGCCAAGAGCAAATGCAGCAGCCATCCCAACAGTCCGCATAGAAACATACTAAACACAACTGCTTCGATCATAACAAAAGACCAAACTCAGCTCAGGGTTTGGTCTTTTTTGATAGCACTCGCAATTTAAGTGCGTAGCATTAATTCGGTCTTGTCTTCTCGCCTTACTTCAGTTCTACTCGCAGACCATCTGGTTCTGAAATAAGTTTTACATGTTGATCGGTTGCTTCAAGGTCATGAGCCATCCCTTGAAAAAGAGATGCCCGCGACGTCCATTCGTCATTAACAAACACGTCGCACGCACCACCATTTGACTCAAAACGCACCTGCGTGCCATCATCAAGGGTCAGTAATTCTGTTTCACGCAATACCAGCGGCAGGTCTTTACACGTAAAGGTCATAACGTTCTCCTTTGCACATGAGCAATGCGGTTTTGAATACTATGTAAGTAGTCACTAACGTAACATACACAAGATAAAGAGCATTATTTATAATGACAAACGCACAAAAAATTATCGCACAGGAACTTTCCTTGGCAGAAAAAAATGTTGCTTCTGTTCTGGAATTATTAGCAGAAGGTGCCACTGTGCCCTTTATTGCCCGATATAGAAAAGAGGCTACAGGCTCACTGGACGAAGTCGCTATTACCGACATTCGTGATAAATACGAAGCTTTCACAGCGCTTAACAAACGAAGAGATGCTATACTGTCCGCATTAAAGGAACGAGAACAACTTACACCAGAGCTTTCTCAATCATTACAAAAAGTTGGCACATTATCAGAGCTTGAAGATATCTACTTACCATACAAGCCAAAGCGCAGAACAAAAGCACAAACAGCCAGAGAACGAGGGTTGGAGCCACTCGCAAACCTCATTTTCGAGCAAGATGCCTGCAAGTTAGAATCGCTGGCAGCTGCCTACGTATCAGAAGAAAAAGATGTACCAGATATGGATGCAGCACTGAAAGGTGCGCGTGATATCATTGCAGAGCGCATCAGTGAAGACACTCCGACACGAACAGTTTTCCGCAAAATTTTCGCCGTAAAAGGAGTTTGCATATCCAAACTTGCGCGTGGCAAAAAAGACGAAGATGCAGCCACTTACAAAGATTATATTAATTGGCAGGAACCCGTAGCAAAAGCACCCGGGCACAGGTTACTTGCCATGTTCCGAGGCGAGCAGGAAGGCTTGCTGAGTCTTTCCATACGACCAGACGAGAACTTGGCGTTAAACGCCCTTACAAACCACTTTGTTACTTCAGGTAACGCTTGCAGCAAGCAAGTAAGGTTGGCATGCGAAGATGCCTACAAGCGCCTACTTGCCCCTTCTCTTGAAAATGATATCCGAAACGAATTAAAACAGCGCGCTGATGTGGAAGCCATATCTGTTTTTGCATCCAACCTTCGGGAACTTCTTCTTGCTGCTCCACTTGGACAAAAACGAGTACTCGCTCTTGATCCAGGATTCAGAACCGGTGCAAAACTTGTGTGCCTGTCAGAATATGGTGATCTGCTCCACAATGAAACAATCTACCCTACATCCGGAGCAAGAAAAGAAGCACAAGCCGCAGAACGAGTTCAGGCTCTTGTCAAAAAATTCAACATCGAAACCTTTGCGATTGGTAACGGAACAGCATCGCGTGAAACGGAAGCATTTGTCCGCAACCTTGCTATCCCAAATGTATCTATAAATATGGTGAATGAATCTGGGGCATCAATATACTCTGCTTCTGCT is a window of Halodesulfovibrio sp. DNA encoding:
- the tpx gene encoding thiol peroxidase, with the protein product MIERSGLVTFHGNGLTLEGTSVEPGDAAPDFSVLTNDLQTKTLADYKGKVVLLVTVPSIDTPVCDVEARRFNQEAADLHEDIEVLTVSTDLPFAQARWCGAAGINSVEVLSDHKDLSLGHAYGVAIKELRLLARAVFVIDRNHKVTYTEIVPEVTNEPNYEAVIKAAEAAL
- a CDS encoding Tex family protein; this encodes MTNAQKIIAQELSLAEKNVASVLELLAEGATVPFIARYRKEATGSLDEVAITDIRDKYEAFTALNKRRDAILSALKEREQLTPELSQSLQKVGTLSELEDIYLPYKPKRRTKAQTARERGLEPLANLIFEQDACKLESLAAAYVSEEKDVPDMDAALKGARDIIAERISEDTPTRTVFRKIFAVKGVCISKLARGKKDEDAATYKDYINWQEPVAKAPGHRLLAMFRGEQEGLLSLSIRPDENLALNALTNHFVTSGNACSKQVRLACEDAYKRLLAPSLENDIRNELKQRADVEAISVFASNLRELLLAAPLGQKRVLALDPGFRTGAKLVCLSEYGDLLHNETIYPTSGARKEAQAAERVQALVKKFNIETFAIGNGTASRETEAFVRNLAIPNVSINMVNESGASIYSASAVAREEFPDQDITVRGAVSIGRRLMDPLAELVKIDPKSIGVGQYQHDVNQTELKKALDDVVASCVNSVGVELNTASKELLKHVSGLGAVLAQNIVSYRTENGAFKSRKELLKVARLGPKAYQQCAGFLRIHDAKNPLDSSAVHPESYKVVEQMAKDIASTLPELIGNADLKSKIDLAKYISEKTGLPTLTDIIDELARPGRDPREKFTEFTFADVHSISDLHEGMTLPGIVTNVTKFGAFVDVGVHQDGLVHISQLADRYVSDPSEVVRVQQKVMVKVIEVDVPRKRISLSMKEVSA